The Deltaproteobacteria bacterium genome segment CCCCGGTTAGCACTCCGGCATCATATTCTGGCAGCCCATAGTCCGCTACAAAGCGGGCTTTCTTGGCCTCGGGCAGTTCGGGTAGGGTCAGCCTGACCGCCTCAATCCATTCGGGGGAGACTTCCACCGGCACCAAGTCTGGGTCAGGGAAATAGCGGTAATCGTGGGCTTCTTCTTTACCGCGCATCGAAAAGGTTTTACTCTGAGCCTCATCCCAAAGGCGGGTTTCTTGGACGACAGCCTCGCCATTGAGCAGCAGCGCCCGTTGCCGACGGATCTCATAGTCCAGAGCCCGCTGCAGATGACGGAAAGAATTCATATTCTTGAGTTCGGTACGGGTGCCTAATTCCAGGGTACCCAAGGGGCGCAGAGAGATATTGGCATCGCAGCGCAGCGAGCCTTCTTCCATGTTGCCGTCACAGATTTCTAAGTAAAGCAATATATTGCGTAAATTTCGGAGATACTCCACGGCTGCTTCCGGACTATGGAGATCAGGTTCGCTAACGATCTCGATCAGGGGCACCCCGGTGCGGTTAAAATCTACATAGCTGACCGGCCGCTGCTCATCGTGGATGAGTTTGCCGGCGTCCTCCTCCATATGGATGCGGCGGATTCGAACCTGCTGGCGGGAGCCATTAACCTCAATATTGATAAACCCGTGTTCGGCCAGGGGCAGCTCATATTGGGAGATCTGGTAACCCTTGGGAAGATCGGGATAAAAGTAGTTTTTGCGGGCAAAACGGCTTAGCGGGGCAATCTGGCAGTTGGTGGCCAGAGCCATTTTAATGGCAAACTCCACTACCTGTTTGTTCAATACCGGCAAGACCCCCGGCATCCCCAGGCAGACCGGGCAGGTATGAGTATTGGGCGGAGCACCGAAGCTGGTGCTGCAGCCACAAAAAATCTTGCTCCTGGTCAATAATTGGGCGTGAACTTCAAGGCCAATAACTGGTTCATATTCCATCTT includes the following:
- the gatB gene encoding Asp-tRNA(Asn)/Glu-tRNA(Gln) amidotransferase subunit GatB, translating into MEYEPVIGLEVHAQLLTRSKIFCGCSTSFGAPPNTHTCPVCLGMPGVLPVLNKQVVEFAIKMALATNCQIAPLSRFARKNYFYPDLPKGYQISQYELPLAEHGFINIEVNGSRQQVRIRRIHMEEDAGKLIHDEQRPVSYVDFNRTGVPLIEIVSEPDLHSPEAAVEYLRNLRNILLYLEICDGNMEEGSLRCDANISLRPLGTLELGTRTELKNMNSFRHLQRALDYEIRRQRALLLNGEAVVQETRLWDEAQSKTFSMRGKEEAHDYRYFPDPDLVPVEVSPEWIEAVRLTLPELPEAKKARFVADYGLPEYDAGVLTGEKLLAQYFEDCVRELGRPKQVSNWIMSELLRELKKTERGMESCQVTPVALARLLDLVEQGTISGKMAKAVFEEMVATGQEAEAIIKARGLVQISDEAALEALAREILTAHTREVAEYKGGKTKLMGFFVGQMMKKTKGQANPRLVNQLFQRLLQE